The region GTGTATGGTAAACATACCAACAATGTAATTGAAAATCACAAATTTAAATTGTTAAAAATACACAAAGATTATTGGTCTATTTGGAACTCAACTTCTAGCAACACCAAGCGCACATACTCAAAGTCTAGCAACACCAAGAGCACCATTTGTGTCGCTTCGCGGCTTAGACGTTCTTTGTCGGAACATTACGGTTTTGTATCCAGAATTACAAGTAGTGGTTTCCCTAGTACATGAGGCGTGCTTTTTTAAGCAACACCAAGCACACAATCTAGGTCACCTCACGCCTCAGATGCGCTTCATCCAAACTTTAGAGCACCCCCAACGCGGGGTCAAGTCATGCATGGGGACAAGGAAATTGTCCAAGTGGCTGGACAAGTGAGAAAGCAAGGGTTGGAGCGGACAGTTGCAAGTGTTCAGGGACACTTTCCTGGGCCGGGGTTACTTGCCCACAagttaatattttaataatactttgttgtcaaaactgtacATACATGTGATAGGTAAAACTTTATGCAGATATTGACAGTATTAACGTTACAATATTAACATTTAAATCGTAATTGTTATATAAACggtaatatttttatttttataaatatcaaTTTCTATACCCTTATCATTCACACTTCTTACTTCAAAAAATTCTTAGCAAAAAATGAAACCAAATAATCCCCCATCTTCAAACCAAAATTCAAATTCTCAAAATATAAACCATCAATTTCCATATCCATATCCAAATTGCTATTTCCCAAACCCACAAAATTTAAATTTTAGTTCTCAAAATTTGAATTCTCCATATCAATTTTCACCTCCTCAGAATTCTCAATTTCCATTTTCGTATCCTCAAAATTCACCCTATCACTATCCATTTCCTCCAATTCCAAATTCACAGTTTGAAACTTAACAAATAccaattaatattcaaaattctcccGAAACACAAGTGCCGGTCTTTGCCCACGAAAATGTTATTGATCTAAATGATGATTGTGAAGAAGGCGAAGATGTACGAGAAAATACCGGTCAGTGGAAGTGGGTTGAAGATAAACTCCTAATAAGTGTGTGGTTGAATGTGTCAATTGATCCACTAGTCGGTACTGATCAAAAGGCCGAAGCATTTTGGAGTCGAATTCAACAATATTGTGAAGATGAATCCCCCGGTGTCATTAAGAGAGGAGTTATGGCAATTAAAAAAAGGTGGCAACGAATAAATAAAGGTGCTCAGAAATTTGGAGCGGCTTATGATCAGGCTCAACGAACAGCCGGGAGTGGTACAAACATGGATAATTTGGTCGAGAAAGCTCGCGATTATCATTTAACTAATTTTAAGAAGAAGTCTAACTTTGAGCTTCAGTGTGAGCTTCGTAGACATCCCAAGTGGAGACCTCCTCCAACTAGTGCAAGTTCTAAAAGAACTAAATTAAGTAGTTCTGGAGCTTACTCATCAGAAGGAAATAACGATACACCaacatctgaagaatttga is a window of Apium graveolens cultivar Ventura chromosome 11, ASM990537v1, whole genome shotgun sequence DNA encoding:
- the LOC141696175 gene encoding glutathione S-transferase T3-like yields the protein MHGDKEIVQVAGQVRKQGLERTVAKGEDVRENTGQWKWVEDKLLISVWLNVSIDPLVGTDQKAEAFWSRIQQYCEDESPGVIKRGVMAIKKRWQRINKGAQKFGAAYDQAQRTAGSGTNMDNLVEKARDYHLTNFKKKSNFELQCELRRHPKWRPPPTSASSKRTKLSSSGAYSSEGNNDTPTSEEFELVRPQGTKVATSRKGKGKGKATAAEVAEYESIQVNGKKLAVGSLCLFLVVCKLVVGG